From Vibrio artabrorum, a single genomic window includes:
- a CDS encoding DUF2256 domain-containing protein: MHKKPYLPTKTCPVCQKPFAWRKKWQRGWETVIYCSERCRRQKTKST, from the coding sequence ATGCACAAGAAACCATATCTACCGACTAAGACATGCCCAGTTTGTCAAAAACCATTCGCATGGCGTAAGAAGTGGCAGCGTGGTTGGGAAACGGTAATTTATTGTTCGGAACGCTGTCGTCGGCAAAAAACGAAATCGACATAA
- a CDS encoding PA4780 family RIO1-like protein kinase: protein MKIPKRIQPLVDDGLVDEVTSQLMSGKEASVYIVRCGDTIRCAKVYKEISQRSFKKATAYREGRKVRNSRRARAMEKGSGFGREQQEKIWQSAEVDALYKLAEAGVRVPQPFGCFDGVLLMELVTDDDGYVAPRLNDVVMPAEQAIEDHAVMMTYVVKMLCVGLIHGDLSEFNVLVDEYGPVIIDLPQAVDASANNNAEWMLTRDVNNIRDYYAQFAPELAKTEYAKEMWALYEKGELKPDTKLTGEFTETDELADIEAIMQEIDAARVEEQHRRERAKEEKEGVDDSKFNWSE from the coding sequence ATGAAGATACCTAAAAGAATACAACCTTTAGTTGACGATGGTTTAGTCGACGAGGTGACAAGCCAACTTATGAGTGGCAAAGAAGCCTCGGTGTACATAGTACGCTGCGGTGACACGATCCGCTGTGCCAAAGTTTATAAAGAGATAAGCCAGCGCAGTTTTAAGAAAGCGACAGCCTATCGAGAAGGGCGTAAAGTCCGCAATAGTCGTCGTGCTAGAGCCATGGAAAAAGGTTCGGGTTTCGGTCGCGAACAACAAGAAAAAATATGGCAAAGTGCCGAAGTTGATGCCTTGTATAAGCTTGCGGAGGCGGGAGTACGCGTGCCTCAACCTTTTGGTTGTTTCGATGGTGTGTTACTCATGGAGTTGGTTACCGATGACGATGGTTATGTCGCACCAAGGCTCAACGACGTGGTGATGCCCGCAGAGCAAGCGATCGAAGACCACGCCGTGATGATGACTTACGTGGTTAAAATGTTGTGTGTTGGTTTGATCCATGGTGACTTGTCTGAATTCAACGTGCTTGTGGATGAGTATGGTCCAGTTATCATTGATTTACCGCAAGCCGTTGATGCTTCTGCCAATAATAATGCAGAATGGATGTTGACTCGTGATGTTAATAATATCCGTGATTATTACGCTCAGTTCGCGCCGGAACTCGCAAAGACAGAGTACGCTAAGGAAATGTGGGCGCTGTATGAGAAAGGTGAGCTAAAGCCAGACACCAAGCTAACGGGCGAGTTTACAGAAACTGACGAATTAGCGGATATTGAAGCGATAATGCAAGAAATAGACGCAGCAAGAGTGGAAGAGCAACACCGCCGCGAACGCGCTAAAGAAGAAAAAGAAGGGGTCGACGACAGCAAGTTTAATTGGTCTGAGTAA
- a CDS encoding SDR family oxidoreductase translates to MVEQLRLHILVVGGSGGIGFAVVKHLLSELSRFDFLDVYVDATYHSQQPNLEHRRLNWHKIDATHEADIERLSSQFERLDWLINCVGMLHTPDLGPERNLSSIDPEFFLKNISVNTLPSLLLAKHFTPLLKLSDNPKFAVVSAKVGSISDNRLGGWYSYRSSKAALNMFIKTMSIEWKRTLKKGTVLALHPGTTNTALSKPFQTNVPKGKLFDSSYVAHRLIDMISSATPEKSGHFYAYDGKQLTW, encoded by the coding sequence ATGGTGGAGCAACTCAGATTACATATTTTGGTCGTCGGCGGCAGTGGTGGTATTGGTTTCGCTGTGGTTAAACACCTATTATCTGAGCTCTCTCGATTTGATTTTCTTGATGTATATGTAGACGCGACTTATCACTCTCAGCAACCTAACTTAGAGCACAGACGCTTGAACTGGCATAAAATCGACGCCACCCACGAAGCTGATATCGAGCGCTTGAGTTCTCAGTTTGAACGACTTGATTGGTTGATAAACTGCGTCGGTATGCTGCACACTCCAGACCTTGGACCAGAAAGGAACCTATCGTCTATCGACCCTGAATTTTTCCTAAAAAACATCTCAGTAAACACCTTGCCGAGCTTACTATTAGCCAAGCATTTCACCCCTCTTTTGAAATTGAGCGACAATCCGAAGTTCGCGGTCGTGTCTGCTAAGGTCGGCAGCATTTCAGATAATCGATTAGGCGGTTGGTACAGCTATCGTTCATCGAAGGCTGCATTGAACATGTTCATTAAAACCATGTCGATTGAATGGAAACGAACCCTCAAAAAAGGAACTGTATTAGCACTGCACCCCGGGACAACCAATACCGCACTGTCAAAGCCTTTTCAAACCAATGTGCCAAAAGGAAAACTCTTTGATTCCAGTTACGTCGCCCATCGACTGATAGATATGATCAGCAGTGCAACACCGGAGAAGAGTGGCCATTTTTATGCCTATGATGGTAAGCAATTAACGTGGTAG
- a CDS encoding cryptochrome/photolyase family protein: protein MNFKTVRFLLGDQLNIEHSWFRQVNNDVIYIIAELKQETDYVASHIQKVAAFFCAMGYFADALKEQGHQVLHLTLDDTTQFENLDTLLKHYVHKFGAEKFEYQRPDEYRLLEQMNKLKLTNATKGCCDTEHFLFPFEEIEQQFPKDKHIMMEHFYRRMRKRFDILLEDGKPVGGKWNYDANNRNKLKKQDIENLPQPLIFTNDITGILQRIERHQVQTLGQVGSQLLWPVNRAQSLSLLAHFCQVCLPLFGQFQDAMTTEHDAKWSLYHSRISFSLNSKLLSPKEVMDAALSAYQASCSQDRTPDKTNINIAQVEGFVRQILGWREYIRAVYWANMPTYANKNHYSASNNLPHYFWDGQTKMNCMQHAINQSLEFAYAHHIQRLMITGNFCLITGIDPDQVDNWYLGIYVDAIEWVEMPNTRGMALFADGGIVGTKPYSASGSYINRMSDYCKGCHYKIKERSGEQSCPFNSLYWRFMNRHRDALNRNPRMGMLYRSWDNMDEQDQQAILDTAEQRMTNLENL, encoded by the coding sequence ATGAACTTTAAAACGGTACGATTTCTATTAGGAGACCAGCTAAACATAGAGCACTCATGGTTTCGACAGGTTAACAATGACGTTATTTACATCATTGCTGAGCTCAAACAAGAAACCGATTACGTTGCATCTCATATTCAAAAAGTGGCCGCGTTTTTCTGCGCGATGGGTTACTTCGCCGACGCACTTAAAGAACAAGGTCATCAGGTACTCCACCTAACTCTTGACGATACCACGCAATTTGAAAACCTAGATACACTTCTAAAGCACTATGTACACAAGTTCGGCGCAGAGAAATTCGAATATCAAAGGCCAGATGAATATCGCCTTCTAGAGCAGATGAACAAGCTCAAGCTCACCAATGCGACCAAAGGTTGTTGTGATACCGAACACTTCCTTTTTCCATTCGAAGAGATCGAACAACAGTTTCCAAAAGACAAACACATCATGATGGAGCACTTCTATCGCCGAATGAGAAAGCGTTTCGACATTTTGCTAGAAGACGGAAAGCCCGTTGGTGGCAAATGGAATTACGACGCGAACAATCGAAACAAGCTCAAGAAGCAAGACATCGAAAACCTGCCTCAGCCTCTGATATTTACCAATGACATAACCGGTATTTTGCAGCGTATCGAACGCCACCAAGTGCAAACCCTTGGTCAAGTCGGTAGCCAATTATTATGGCCGGTGAACCGCGCACAAAGCTTGTCTCTGCTCGCTCATTTCTGCCAAGTCTGCTTACCGTTATTTGGGCAATTTCAAGATGCGATGACGACAGAACACGATGCAAAATGGAGCTTGTACCATAGCCGCATTTCGTTCTCGTTAAACAGTAAACTGCTAAGCCCTAAAGAAGTGATGGATGCAGCACTGTCGGCCTATCAAGCTTCCTGTTCTCAAGACCGTACTCCAGATAAAACAAACATCAATATTGCACAGGTCGAAGGGTTTGTACGCCAAATACTCGGTTGGCGAGAGTACATACGCGCCGTTTATTGGGCGAACATGCCTACGTACGCCAATAAAAACCATTATTCAGCAAGCAATAACCTGCCCCATTACTTTTGGGACGGACAAACCAAGATGAACTGCATGCAGCATGCCATTAACCAATCCCTTGAATTCGCTTACGCGCACCACATCCAAAGGTTAATGATCACCGGCAACTTCTGCTTAATCACAGGCATAGACCCTGACCAAGTCGACAATTGGTACCTTGGCATTTATGTCGATGCGATTGAGTGGGTTGAAATGCCAAATACGCGAGGTATGGCACTGTTTGCGGATGGCGGGATCGTCGGAACCAAACCATACTCTGCCAGCGGTTCCTATATCAACCGCATGAGCGACTACTGCAAAGGCTGTCACTACAAGATAAAAGAGCGCAGTGGCGAGCAATCTTGCCCTTTCAATAGCTTGTACTGGCGCTTTATGAACCGGCACCGCGATGCGTTAAACCGCAACCCACGTATGGGCATGTTATATCGGTCTTGGGACAACATGGACGAGCAAGACCAACAAGCGATACTCGATACCGCGGAACAACGAATGACAAACTTGGAGAACTTATAA
- a CDS encoding universal stress protein has protein sequence MDYRHILVALELSDDTKILIDRATFFADKLEAGISFVYIDGTHGEIYPELVDIQGNDGDVPINNDAVKHLKEFEAYAKHPIKHIFVGTGDLNDKLKNVIEANGVDLLLCGHHHDFWHKLISHSKQIIDTSPIDILVVPME, from the coding sequence ATGGATTACCGACATATTCTGGTCGCACTTGAACTGTCTGACGACACCAAGATTCTCATTGATAGAGCGACCTTCTTCGCGGATAAACTGGAGGCTGGTATTTCGTTTGTTTATATCGATGGTACGCATGGAGAAATTTACCCAGAACTCGTTGATATACAAGGAAATGATGGAGATGTACCCATCAATAACGATGCCGTTAAACATTTAAAAGAGTTTGAAGCCTACGCCAAGCACCCAATCAAGCACATTTTCGTAGGAACGGGTGACTTGAACGATAAGCTAAAAAATGTCATCGAAGCAAACGGCGTCGACCTATTGCTATGCGGCCATCATCATGATTTCTGGCATAAGCTCATCTCCCATTCTAAACAGATCATCGATACTTCCCCTATCGATATTCTCGTTGTACCTATGGAATAA
- a CDS encoding DUF3297 family protein, producing MSDTNSKPTLPDHLAGNPRSPYHVAECFEYPIGIRLNGKERTDVEEYCISEGWVKIPSPKALDRRGQPMLITLKGTVEAFYIEE from the coding sequence ATGAGCGATACCAATTCAAAACCCACTTTACCAGATCATCTAGCAGGTAACCCACGCAGCCCATACCACGTAGCTGAGTGTTTCGAATACCCAATCGGTATTCGTTTAAATGGTAAAGAGCGTACTGATGTTGAAGAATACTGCATCAGTGAAGGTTGGGTGAAGATCCCTTCACCTAAGGCGCTTGATCGCCGTGGTCAGCCTATGCTTATTACCCTAAAAGGCACAGTAGAAGCGTTCTACATCGAAGAATAA
- a CDS encoding YkgJ family cysteine cluster protein produces the protein MKNCNQCGKCCIKYGDGDLAATQKEIDLWELFNPDIFEYVRGSEIWFDPQSGERLTRCPFLEVVPTKDKNTQAKYACSIYLDRPEDCRHYPSLINEMVRDECEMIEVVDLQDTKKAQRKLDVLMKDSRPSSLS, from the coding sequence ATGAAAAATTGTAATCAATGTGGGAAATGCTGTATCAAATATGGAGATGGTGACCTTGCCGCAACTCAAAAAGAGATTGATTTGTGGGAACTGTTCAACCCTGACATTTTTGAATACGTTCGTGGTAGTGAGATCTGGTTTGATCCGCAATCTGGCGAACGCCTGACTCGATGCCCGTTTCTAGAGGTTGTTCCAACCAAAGATAAAAATACCCAAGCGAAATATGCGTGCAGTATTTATTTAGACCGCCCTGAAGATTGCCGTCACTACCCAAGCTTAATCAATGAGATGGTAAGAGACGAGTGCGAGATGATTGAAGTGGTGGATTTACAAGATACGAAAAAAGCGCAAAGAAAACTCGACGTGTTAATGAAAGACAGCCGCCCTTCAAGTTTGTCTTAA
- a CDS encoding pseudouridine synthase codes for MCKMWCRRLMRLDKYLCKSTDLTKSEAVEKIHRGEVSVNSETVFDESIQVHENNTILLKGNALTLRAFRYILMHKPAATICSNIDEVYPSLLNYLEIDKPSELHMAGRLDADTTGLVLITDDGRWSFNITSPTKSCKKVYRVTLLRDIKDDVAERFKVGVQLQGEVNPTRPAELEVISPKEVLLTITEGKFHQVKRMFAAVGNRVVKLHREQIGEIRLDVQQGEWRYLTEDEIVSFNQ; via the coding sequence TTGTGCAAAATGTGGTGCCGACGATTAATGCGCCTTGATAAATACCTTTGTAAAAGCACGGACCTAACCAAGTCAGAAGCCGTTGAGAAAATTCATCGTGGTGAAGTTAGCGTCAACAGCGAAACCGTATTTGATGAATCCATTCAGGTTCATGAAAACAATACTATCTTGCTAAAGGGTAACGCATTAACGCTCAGAGCATTTCGATACATATTGATGCACAAACCTGCGGCAACCATCTGTTCAAATATCGATGAAGTTTATCCATCGTTGTTAAATTACCTTGAGATAGATAAACCATCCGAATTGCATATGGCAGGGCGGTTAGACGCTGACACCACGGGTTTAGTGTTAATCACCGACGATGGTCGTTGGTCTTTTAACATCACATCGCCAACCAAATCGTGTAAAAAGGTTTATCGTGTGACCTTGTTACGAGATATCAAAGACGACGTTGCTGAGCGGTTCAAAGTGGGGGTTCAATTACAAGGGGAGGTTAATCCAACGCGCCCCGCAGAGCTGGAGGTTATTAGCCCAAAAGAGGTGTTATTGACTATCACAGAAGGTAAGTTTCATCAGGTTAAGCGAATGTTTGCTGCCGTCGGAAACCGCGTGGTGAAGCTTCACCGAGAGCAAATCGGCGAGATCCGTTTAGACGTGCAACAAGGCGAATGGCGATATCTCACCGAAGACGAAATAGTCTCTTTTAACCAATAA
- a CDS encoding GNAT family N-acetyltransferase, translated as MDIQKVTAAEVLPIRHQVLWPEKSPEFCKVEGDEFAIHYGAFVHGKLVCVASVYQHDHEARLRKFATLPEYQGQGIGSKVIEHLIYDLKRAQVSDFWCDARTSALSFYQRFGLSVEGDEFQKSGVSYFKMSVSWDKSPQT; from the coding sequence ATGGATATACAGAAGGTCACTGCTGCCGAGGTTTTGCCGATTAGGCATCAAGTTCTTTGGCCTGAAAAATCCCCTGAATTTTGTAAAGTAGAAGGCGATGAATTTGCCATTCATTACGGGGCATTTGTTCACGGAAAATTGGTTTGTGTCGCCTCGGTTTATCAACACGACCATGAAGCGAGACTCAGAAAATTCGCTACACTGCCTGAATATCAAGGTCAAGGGATCGGCTCTAAGGTAATAGAACACTTAATTTATGATTTAAAGCGAGCGCAAGTGAGCGACTTCTGGTGTGATGCTCGAACTTCAGCACTTTCATTTTATCAAAGGTTTGGGCTCAGCGTTGAAGGTGATGAGTTTCAAAAATCAGGTGTGTCTTATTTCAAAATGTCAGTTTCGTGGGATAAGTCGCCACAAACATGA
- a CDS encoding PBPRA1643 family SWIM/SEC-C metal-binding motif protein produces the protein MSKLFFKGRIETRQNHVLAGYNVNRDVKAGTEESPIAVMVPTEARKAEVEALAAENTIFVTVTVDADKEENTIELDTLLNKPKTMTFEKTPNRNDPCSCGSGKKYKKCCA, from the coding sequence ATGTCGAAACTATTTTTCAAAGGCCGTATCGAAACAAGACAGAACCATGTTCTTGCTGGCTACAACGTCAACCGTGATGTAAAAGCGGGTACTGAAGAATCGCCAATCGCAGTCATGGTGCCAACTGAAGCGCGCAAAGCTGAAGTTGAAGCACTGGCCGCTGAAAACACTATCTTCGTGACGGTTACCGTCGACGCAGACAAAGAAGAGAACACCATCGAGCTTGATACGCTGCTCAACAAACCAAAAACGATGACGTTTGAAAAGACCCCTAACCGAAACGATCCATGTTCTTGCGGTAGCGGTAAGAAATACAAGAAGTGTTGTGCATAA